A stretch of Colletotrichum lupini chromosome 2, complete sequence DNA encodes these proteins:
- a CDS encoding 2,4-dichlorophenol 6-monooxygenase, translating into MTISETVASTTASGSHGPASVPPKADSQSHEGSSDSAALETDMLIIGAGPAGASLACFLASNGLKGIMISASPSTADTPRAHITNMAALECLRDIGLDRELQAIATQGHCMQHTRWCYSMAGEEFARIPSWGSDPRRKGDYELASPCDPVDIPQTALEPILVRYAAHHGFVVRFNTKLVTWSRESSPEGRYLATVWDMVSKTHYSIRTKYIFGADGARSLVAKTLQLPLVAKPGGGLAINVLVKADLSHLMDHRKGNLHWLMQPGVDHPSFGWMGIARMVKLWFEWMFILFPDKDFDPSAEVTEEAYKKRVKEFIGDDTEVEVLSVSKWFVNDIVAERYSEGNIFCLGDAVHRHPPMNGLGSNTCIQDAFNLAWKIAHVEKGHAGAALLETYSVERQPVGLGIVARANEAFRDHYAVWQSLGMLEKTAEERAAVFAQLSYTTREGREKRRAFREAIGRTAHEFHGLGVEMNQVYSGPAIYAEDEDGPYAPSTQEAEDPVAYYGPGTYPGRRIPHVWLNRAVPKEPVSTIDLAGKGGFTIFTGPGGSLWREAAAAVSAKLGCEIRVYSIGFRQDWEDVYYEWERVQGVEESGVVLVRPDRFVAWRQSEVSADLESCFQKLLLVMKTVLRRVDE; encoded by the exons ATGACGATTTCGGAGACTGTCGCATCAACGACGGCCAGTGGGAGCCATGGTCCGGCGTCGGTGCCTCCAAAGGCAGATAGTCAATCTCATGAGGGCAGCAGTGATTCCGCAGCTCTCGAGACTGACATGCTCATCATCGGCGCAGGTCCTGCCGGGGCCTCACTGGCTTGTTTCCTCGCATCAAACG GACTTAAGGGAATCATGATCAGCGCAAGCCCCTCGACCGCAGATACACCGCGAGCTCATATCACAAACATGGCAGCTCTGG AGTGTCTCCGTGATATTGGTTTGGACAGAGAGCTTCAAGCGATTGCGACACAGGGTCATTGCATGCAGCACACGCGTTGGTGTTATAGCATGGCGGGTGAGGAGTTTGCGCGTATCCCTTCATGGGGAAGTGATCCCAGAAGAAAG GGTGACTACGAACTCGCGAGCCCCTGCGACCCCGTCGACATACCACAAACCGCATTAGAACCGATCTTGGTTCGATACGCAGCACACCACGGCTTTGTCGTGAGATTCAACACCAAGCTCGTAACCTGGAGCAGGGAATCTTCTCCCGAAGGGAGGTACTTAGCCACCGTCTGGGACATGGTTTCCAAGACCCACTACTCCATACGGACGAAATACATCTTTGGCGCAGACGGTGCTCGAAGTCTCGTCGCAAAGACACTCCAACTACCTCTGGTAGCAAAGCCTGGCGGGGGCCTGGCCATCAACGTTCTCGTCAAGGCCGACCTCTCTCATCTAATGGACCACCGAAAGGGCAACTTGCACTGGTTGATGCAGCCCGGGGTAGACCATCCCAGCTTCGGCTGGATGGGCATCGCGAGGATGGTGAAGCTGTGGTTCGAGTGGATGTTCATCCTGTTTCCGGACAAGGACTTTGACCCGTCGGCCGAGGTGACTGAAGAGGCGTACAAGAAGCGGGTCAAAGAATTCATCGGGGACGATACTGAAGTCGAGGTCCTTTCTGTCTCGAAGTGGTTCGTCAACGATATTGTTGCCGAGAGGTACTCAGAGGGGAACAT ATTCTGCCTCGGCGACGCAGTCCACCGCCACCCCCCGATGAACGGCCTCGGCTCAAACACCTGCATCCAAGACGCCTTCAACCTAGCTTGGAAAATCGCCCACGTCGAAAAGGGACATGCCGGTGCCGCCCTCCTCGAAACCTACAGCGTCGAACGGCAGCCCGTCGGTCTCGGGATCGTTGCCCGCGCCAACGAAGCCTTCCGAGACCACTATGCCGTGTGGCAGTCCCTGGGCATGCTGGAGAAGACGGCGGAAGAACGCGCCGCTGTCTTTGCGCAGCTCTCGTACACGACGAGAGAGGGGCGTGAGAAGCGCCGCGCGTTCCGCGAGGCTATTGGCCGGACGGCGCACGAGTTTCATGGGCTTGGCGTTGAGATGAACCAGGTTTACTCAGGGCCGGCGATCTATGCGGAGGATGAAGATGGGCCGTATGCGCCTTCAACGCAGGAAGCTGAGGACCCTGTTGCGTATTACGGTCCTGGTACTTATCCTGGCCGACGAATTCCTCATGTATGGCTAAATAGGGCGGTACCGAAGGAGCCCGTTTCAACTATTGATTTGGCTGGCAAAGGTGGCTTTACCATCTTCACCGGTCCCGGCGGGAGTCTTTGGCGCGAAGCGGCTGCTGCGGTTTCGGCGAAGCTGGGTTGCGAGATCAGGGTCTACTCCATTGGTTTCCGCCAGGATTGGGAGGACGTTTACTATGAGTGGGAGCGCGTTCAGGGGGTTGAGGAGTCGGGTGTTGTTCTCGTTCGACCGGATCGCTTTGTGGCTTGGAGACAGAGTGAGGTATCTGCTGACTTGGAATCGTGTTTCCAGAAGCTCCTGCTGGTGATGAAGACCGTCCTGCGCCGTGTTGATGAATGA
- a CDS encoding glyoxalase, with protein MKRYMCISCQYPTRNKLFPPPETQPSFNYLTTAKMTAPPRKINLVRIAHINYTYQNLERAEAFFHDFGFVEASREGTRVYYRGYGPEPFVLCAEAGAKDGFGGAAFVVESEEDLEYASKTLPGASEPYELSKAPGGGRCVTFEGGVDKFPFHLVFGQVIREKATVFPERDFNFVCTDVLLLRPRSTERRAHFSGLIKVSRDLNVFFANSTYKSIGPAPVHKLGHFGACVTDFQQTYDFFTTRFNFIPSDLVHDETGRNVTVFLRLDRGEELVDHHSFFFFEGPKFHVHHASFETHDSDLQFLGHDWLRERGYENCWGVGRHVMGSQIFDYWFDPSKFIFEHYVDGDQMNSSHPPNHSKASPDSLHIWGPDLPEGFLL; from the exons ATGAAACGATACATG TGTATATCGTGTCAATATCCGACCAGGAACAAGTTGTTCCCACCTCCAGAGACCCAACCAAGCTTCAACTACCTTACAACAGCAAAGATGACCGCTCCACCCCGCAAAATCAACCTCGTGCGAATAGCACACATAAACTATACCTACCAAAATCTCGAACGAGCCGAAGCCTTCTTCCACGACTTTGGCTTCGTAGAGGCCTCTCGCGAGGGCACTCGCGTATACTACCGGGGCTACGGGCCCGAACCCTTCGTCCTCTGCGCCGAAGCCGGTGCCAAAGACGGCTTCGGCGGCGCGGCCTTTGTCGTCGAGTCCGAGGAGGATCTTGAGTATGCGTCCAAGACGCTCCCCGGGGCTTCGGAGCCGTACGAGTTGAGCAAGGCTCCTGGTGGAGGCCGGTGCGTGACGTTCGAGGGCGGCGTTGATAAGTTTCCCTTTCACCTTGTTTTCGGGCAGGTGATTCGTGAGAAGGCGACGGTTTTTCCGGAGCGAGACTTCAATTTTGTATGTACAGACGTGCTTCTGCT CCGACCGAGAAGCACAGAGAGGCGGGCACATTTCAGCGGTTTGATAAAGGTAAGTCGAGATCTGAACGTGTTTTTCGCCAATTCAACTTACAAGTCTATTGGTCCGGCACCGGTGCACAAACTGGGACACTTTGGCGCGTGCGTGACGGATTTTCAGCAAACGTACGACTTCTTCACGACTCGGTTCAACTTCATCCCCAGCGAC CTCGTGCACGACGAAACCGGACGCAACGTCACAGTCTTCCTACGGCTCGACCGCGGCGAAGAACTCGTAGACCACcactccttcttcttctttgagGGCCCAAAGTTCCACGTCCATCACGCCTCCTTCGAGACCCACGACTCGGATCTGCAGTTCCTCGGGCATGACTGGCTTCGCGAGCGGGGGTATGAGAATTGCTGGGGCGTTGGGCGGCATGTCATGGGGAGTCAAATCTTTGATTATTG gttCGACCCTAGCAAGTTCATCTTTGAGCACTACGTCGACGGCGATCAAATGAATAGTTCTCATCCGCCGAATCATTCCAAGGCGTCTCCTGATAGCCTTCACATCTGGG GGCCTGATCTCCCGGAGGGATTCTTACTTTGA